In Eriocheir sinensis breed Jianghai 21 chromosome 12, ASM2467909v1, whole genome shotgun sequence, the following proteins share a genomic window:
- the LOC126997728 gene encoding uncharacterized protein LOC126997728 — MKFPIILTMGLIALLPAAQTILLLETGSAVATSSTIGITLGSTGGGAAAATLGTAALVVGALVVGGVVLAGAGNRFKRDVSNYCVPAGNPDLFVDLAARADQAGCGLKLVCELEATPDEALSRDELLILNLIGRHVKPPTFSQMKNGRASFQYAALVGERAEGLTECSQVFDQCPFDRAAIMGAFDAMK; from the exons ATGAAGTTCCCCATTATCCTCACAATGGGTCTGATCGCCCTCCTCCCGGCTGCTCAGACTATATTGCTTCTAGAAACGGGTTCAGCGGTAGCCACTTCAAGCACAATTGGTATAACTTTGGGCtctactggtggtggtgctgctgccgcCACATTAGGTACCGCGGCTCTGGTCGTTGGCGCACTGGTGGTAGGTGGTGTGGTGCTTGCAGGGGCCGGAAATCGCTTTAAGCGTGACGTGTCTAACTACTGTGTGCCTGCCGGGAACCCAGACCTTTTCGTGGATCTGGCCGCCAGAGCGGATCAGGCGGGCTGTGGCCTGAAGCTAGTGTGTGAGCTGGAGGCCACCCCAGACGAGGCCCTCAGCAGAGACGAGTTGCTCATACTCAATCTCATTGG GCGCCATGTCAAACCCCCAACCTTCTCCCAAATGAAGAATGGGAGGGCAAGCTTCCAGTACGCGGCGCTGGTGGGCGAGCGGGCGGAGGGCTTGACTGAGTGCTCCCAGGTGTTTGACCAGTGCCCCTTCGACCGTGCTGCCATCATGGGAGCCTTTGACGCCATGAAGTAG
- the LOC126997235 gene encoding uncharacterized protein LOC126997235 — protein GGDDGGGGGGVDGGGGGGGGGGGDDGGGGGDDGGGGGDDDDDDGGGGGGGGGGGGGGDDGGGGGDGGGGGGDDDDDDGGGGGDDDGGGGGGGGGDGGGGGDGGDDGG, from the coding sequence ggtggtgatgatggtggtggtggtggtggtgttgatggtggtggtggtggtggtggtggtggtggtggtgatgatggtggtggtggtggtgatgatggtggtggtggtggtgatgatgatgatgatgatggtggtggtggtggtggtggtggtggtggtggtggtggtggtgatgatggtggtggtggtggtgatggtggtggtggtggtggtgatgatgatgatgatgatggtggtggtggtggtgatgatgatggtggtggtggtggtggtggtggtggtgatggtggtggtggtggtgatggtggtgatgatggtggt